A part of Candidatus Zixiibacteriota bacterium genomic DNA contains:
- a CDS encoding ABC transporter permease, protein MSHITRKARLSRLLSDYGMLPVLILLGGLFSVLTLKEQAVTGEEGAEQIVRHLEHMDASAGSLLVCASGTRDEQDFAASLSRLGEQRGWRVITATGDPSTIRASVAALDSSGQSIQHVATTSASRPVVEQILAQFDGFGGAPVHSPESRRWPTFLLADNLRNVANQITVIAIIAIGMTMVIITAGIDLSVGSLIALSAVVIAWVIGPLGGANVSTVGVIVAALAAMAACGGIGAFSGLMITAFRIPPFIATLAMMQVAAGLAYIISEGKPIYQLPDSFVWLGRGADPVFDVPVAVILMLALYAIAWVVMERSVLGRYIYAVGGNPEAARLAGIRVKGVLLFVYTLCGLLAGLGGIVMASQLKSGAPTYGLTYELYVIAAVVVGGTSLSGGEGKIIGTLIGALIIGVIQNGMNLTNIESYTQKVVLGLVILAAVLFDRLKQRGFKRGLGFLKSPV, encoded by the coding sequence ATGAGTCACATCACGCGAAAAGCTCGACTGTCGCGACTGCTTTCCGATTACGGAATGCTGCCGGTGCTGATACTGCTCGGTGGGCTCTTTTCCGTTCTTACACTGAAAGAGCAGGCCGTCACCGGCGAAGAGGGCGCAGAGCAGATTGTGCGGCATCTCGAGCACATGGACGCATCCGCGGGCAGTCTGCTGGTGTGTGCGTCCGGCACGCGCGACGAGCAGGACTTTGCGGCTTCGTTGTCGCGACTGGGCGAGCAGCGCGGATGGCGCGTCATCACGGCGACCGGGGATCCATCGACTATCCGCGCCTCAGTCGCGGCCCTCGATTCTTCGGGACAGTCAATCCAGCATGTCGCGACAACCTCGGCGTCCCGTCCGGTCGTTGAACAGATTTTGGCGCAATTCGATGGATTCGGTGGGGCGCCCGTTCACAGCCCGGAGAGCCGGCGATGGCCGACATTTCTTCTGGCGGACAATCTTCGCAATGTTGCCAATCAGATAACGGTGATCGCGATCATCGCAATCGGCATGACGATGGTAATCATCACGGCGGGGATAGATCTCTCGGTCGGCAGCCTGATCGCCCTGTCGGCGGTCGTAATCGCATGGGTAATCGGACCGCTGGGCGGGGCGAATGTCTCGACGGTCGGCGTGATTGTGGCCGCGCTGGCGGCCATGGCAGCATGCGGAGGGATCGGCGCATTCAGCGGGTTGATGATCACGGCGTTTCGTATTCCACCGTTTATCGCCACGCTCGCCATGATGCAGGTCGCAGCGGGACTGGCCTACATTATTTCAGAAGGGAAACCGATCTACCAGCTGCCGGACTCGTTCGTGTGGCTCGGTCGGGGCGCCGACCCTGTTTTTGATGTACCGGTCGCCGTGATTCTCATGCTTGCGCTGTATGCGATCGCCTGGGTGGTGATGGAACGATCGGTTCTGGGAAGGTACATATACGCGGTGGGAGGCAATCCGGAGGCCGCGCGGCTGGCGGGCATACGAGTCAAAGGCGTGCTTCTCTTCGTGTACACGCTGTGCGGTTTGCTGGCCGGACTGGGCGGTATTGTCATGGCCTCTCAGCTCAAGAGCGGTGCGCCGACCTACGGCCTTACCTATGAATTGTACGTTATCGCCGCGGTGGTCGTGGGCGGCACCAGCCTCAGCGGAGGAGAAGGGAAGATTATCGGCACGCTCATCGGCGCCCTCATAATCGGCGTGATTCAAAACGGCATGAATCTCACGAATATCGAAAGCTATACGCAGAAAGTGGTACTGGGGCTGGTCATTCTGGCGGCGGTGCTGTTCGACCGGCTCAAGCAACGCGGCTTCAAGCGCGGATTGGGGTTTCTGAAGTCGCCCGTCTAG
- a CDS encoding substrate-binding domain-containing protein → MLRISRWAATAAFVLLAAGCGDSTEKANTRDTGVTKTDITIGVSLLTRTHPFYQELEAGLREAAQANGYELLITAGEFDVARQKDQLQDFIIQKVNAIVVCPCDSRSIGEAIKAANEAGIPVFTADIACLAENARVVTHVASDNVAGGRLAARALIDALGGEGKVAIIDHPEVESVIQRVKGFEEEIATAPGMTVVAKLSGRGVKDQAFRTAEDILQAHPDLAAIFGINDDSALGALAAVEKAGKSGRVTIVGFDAVPEAREAIKAGKIYADVIQKPHEIGVKTVDAITAYMSGHDVPPSVLIPCDLFTQADAE, encoded by the coding sequence GGGTGCGGCGACTCCACGGAGAAGGCAAACACCCGGGATACGGGCGTCACGAAGACCGACATCACGATCGGCGTCAGTCTGCTCACACGTACGCATCCATTCTATCAAGAACTCGAAGCCGGCCTTCGCGAGGCCGCGCAGGCCAACGGCTATGAACTTCTGATTACCGCGGGCGAGTTTGATGTGGCGCGGCAGAAGGATCAGCTCCAGGATTTCATAATCCAGAAAGTCAACGCTATTGTCGTCTGCCCGTGTGATTCCCGCTCGATCGGCGAGGCGATCAAAGCCGCAAACGAGGCGGGGATACCGGTGTTCACGGCCGATATAGCCTGTCTGGCGGAGAACGCCCGGGTGGTGACACATGTCGCCTCGGACAATGTGGCCGGGGGACGGCTGGCCGCTCGCGCCCTGATCGATGCGCTTGGCGGAGAGGGCAAGGTGGCGATTATCGATCATCCCGAAGTCGAATCGGTCATCCAGCGCGTGAAGGGGTTTGAGGAAGAGATCGCGACGGCGCCGGGAATGACGGTGGTCGCGAAGCTGAGCGGGCGCGGAGTCAAAGACCAGGCCTTCCGAACGGCCGAGGACATACTTCAGGCACATCCCGATCTGGCGGCGATTTTCGGTATCAACGATGATTCGGCGCTTGGGGCGCTGGCCGCGGTTGAAAAGGCAGGCAAGTCAGGCAGGGTGACGATTGTCGGGTTTGATGCGGTGCCCGAAGCGCGCGAGGCCATCAAGGCCGGGAAAATTTACGCGGATGTGATCCAGAAGCCGCACGAAATCGGCGTGAAGACGGTCGATGCAATCACGGCGTACATGTCCGGCCACGACGTTCCGCCGTCGGTCCTGATCCCGTGTGATTTATTCACGCAGGCCGATGCGGAATAG
- a CDS encoding sugar ABC transporter ATP-binding protein — MRNSDTSTRPPGGDDRKPAVSPLLCVRGIRKAFPGVQALSDGSFELLAGEIHALVGENGAGKSTLIKILTGVQQADSGEIWIGESPVRFDSPLESFRRGIVAIYQEFSLIPALTVSANLFLGRERGRAGMLRRTDERRESRAVLSRLGSALDPDTRIADLSVSEQQLVEIARALLAEARILIMDEPTAALTPREVERLFAVLRELVRDGIGIVFVSHRLNEVLEISDRVTVMRDGVTVATRPTSELSRRELIELMVGRSLEEEFPPGAVEHGAVRLAVSGLTGGKVRDVSFRVRAGEILGIAGLMGAGRTELARLICGVDPRESGEILLDDRPVHITCPRDAIRTGICLLNEDRKGQGLVLCLSARDNFSLPNLSRWSRFGLLQLTDEAEAFDTRAKSLAIKLSGPHQRAENLSGGNQQKLLVARWLETDSQVIIFDEPTRGIDVGAKYEMYVIIRRLAAQGKAIVLISSELPEILGMCDRVLVMKAGRVAGEHAIVPGLTQEDIMALAV; from the coding sequence ATGCGGAATAGCGACACCAGCACTCGACCGCCCGGCGGCGACGACCGGAAGCCGGCAGTATCGCCGCTGCTGTGCGTCCGCGGAATACGCAAGGCGTTTCCCGGCGTGCAGGCGCTCAGCGACGGCTCGTTTGAGCTGCTCGCCGGGGAGATTCACGCGCTGGTGGGGGAGAACGGGGCAGGCAAAAGCACCCTGATCAAGATACTCACCGGAGTGCAACAGGCGGACAGCGGCGAGATCTGGATTGGAGAATCGCCCGTTCGATTCGACTCGCCGCTCGAGTCGTTCCGGCGCGGCATCGTTGCCATCTACCAGGAATTCTCACTCATTCCCGCCCTGACGGTGTCCGCGAATCTCTTTCTCGGTCGGGAGCGGGGCCGTGCGGGCATGCTTCGACGAACCGACGAGCGGCGAGAGTCGCGCGCCGTGCTGTCGAGACTCGGATCCGCACTTGATCCCGACACGCGCATCGCAGACCTGTCGGTTTCGGAGCAGCAGCTCGTGGAAATCGCGCGGGCGCTTCTGGCGGAGGCCCGCATTCTTATCATGGATGAGCCGACCGCCGCACTGACCCCGCGCGAGGTGGAACGACTGTTCGCCGTATTGCGAGAACTCGTGCGCGACGGTATCGGTATCGTGTTCGTCAGCCACCGTTTGAACGAGGTGCTGGAGATATCGGATCGCGTGACCGTGATGCGCGACGGTGTCACGGTGGCCACCCGGCCGACATCGGAACTCTCCCGGCGGGAGCTGATCGAATTGATGGTCGGTCGTTCTCTTGAAGAAGAGTTTCCGCCCGGCGCGGTCGAACACGGCGCGGTCCGGCTGGCCGTATCGGGTCTCACGGGCGGGAAAGTGCGCGACGTGTCGTTCAGGGTTCGCGCAGGAGAGATACTCGGCATTGCCGGCCTGATGGGGGCCGGTCGCACGGAACTAGCCCGCCTTATCTGCGGCGTCGATCCCCGCGAGTCGGGAGAGATTCTGCTGGATGACCGGCCGGTGCACATTACCTGCCCGCGCGACGCTATTCGCACCGGCATTTGTCTGCTCAACGAAGATCGCAAGGGGCAGGGACTCGTACTGTGCTTATCGGCCCGCGACAATTTCTCTCTGCCCAACTTATCCCGCTGGTCGCGATTCGGCCTGCTCCAGCTGACGGACGAGGCCGAGGCGTTCGACACGCGGGCGAAATCACTGGCGATCAAGCTGTCCGGACCGCACCAGCGCGCGGAAAACCTCTCCGGCGGCAATCAGCAGAAGCTGCTGGTTGCGCGCTGGCTCGAGACCGACTCGCAGGTTATCATATTCGATGAGCCGACCCGCGGAATAGACGTCGGGGCGAAATACGAGATGTACGTCATTATCAGGCGACTGGCGGCACAGGGCAAGGCGATTGTCCTCATCTCGTCCGAATTGCCCGAAATCCTCGGCATGTGCGACCGGGTGCTGGTGATGAAAGCGGGGCGTGTCGCCGGAGAACACGCGATAGTCCCCGGTCTCACGCAGGAAGACATAATGGCGCTGGCCGTATGA